The following coding sequences are from one Panicum hallii strain FIL2 chromosome 5, PHallii_v3.1, whole genome shotgun sequence window:
- the LOC112893384 gene encoding protein DELETION OF SUV3 SUPPRESSOR 1(I)-like: MATAPAPADPKAEAAKMDLLEDDDEFEEFEIDQEWDDKEEGNEAVQQWEDDWDDDDVNDDFSQQLRKELEGAQKS; encoded by the exons ATGGCAACGGCACCAGCGCCGGCGGACCCGAAGGCGGAGGCCGCCAAGATGGACCTCctggaggacgacgacgagttCGAGGAGTTCGAGATCGACCAAG AATGGGACGACAAGGAAGAAGGCAATGAAGCCGTCCAGCAGTGGGAGGACGACTGGGATGACGATGACGTTAACGATGATTTCTCGCAGCAGCTGAGGAAAGAACTGGAGGGAGCCCAGAAGAGCTGA
- the LOC112892739 gene encoding LOW QUALITY PROTEIN: pentatricopeptide repeat-containing protein At2g15690, mitochondrial-like (The sequence of the model RefSeq protein was modified relative to this genomic sequence to represent the inferred CDS: deleted 4 bases in 3 codons): MAGTSASAGLGHEVIKGVSSPFPISPKPQRGLGEESRREAIAECRSRHGRRHPPPAPSPSPPPPPLEELRKVHGLFLRSPFRGDLRVNSKLLEMYAGCAATPHARRTFDNMPGRDVDSWHVMIDGCSALRLFEWMKECLAPTGHTYDQCACANSEAFLYFDAMSRDHGIQPGAEHYVGIIEVLGKSGHLNEALEPNAMVWESLLNLARMNGDMLDPSEANPKKLPTPPPNRQLGINMLDGRNKLAEYRLPPKIEKKVVNEQRYVPDTRYVLHDIDQEAKEQALLYHSERLAVAYGLTSTPARTPLRSIKNLGMCGDCHTAIKIMSRIVGRELIVRDNKRFHHFKDGKCSCGD, from the exons ATGGCGGGCACTTCTGCATCCGCCGGCctagggcacgaag TCATCAAAGGTGTCTCATCTCCGTTCCCCATCTCGCCTAAACCCCAGCGAGGTTTAGGCGAAGAATCCCGGCGAGAAGCCATTGCCGAATGCCGATCGCGCCATGGCCGGCGCCACCCACCACCTGCGCCCTCGccctcacctcctcctcctccgctcgaGGAGCTCCGGAAGGTGCACGGCTTGTTCCTCCGCTCGCCCTTCCGCGGCGACCTC CGGGTCAACAGCAAGCTGCTCGAGATGTACGCCGGGTGCGCCGCCACGCCCCACGCCCGCAGGACGTTCGACAACATGCCCGGCCGCGACGTGGACTCGTGGCACGTCATGATCGACGGCTGCTCCGCGCTGCGGCTGTTCGAGTGGATGAAGGAGTGCCTGGCGCCGACCGGCCACACCTATGACCAATGTGCTTGTGCCAACTCGGAGGCGTTCCTTTACTTCGATGCCATGTCCAGAGACCATGGCATCCAGCCTGGTGCGGAGCACTATGTTGGCATCATTGAGGTGTTGGGGAAGTCGGGGCATCTCAACGAGGCTCTCGAGCCAAACGCCATGGTATGGGAGTCA TTGTTGAACCTGGCGCGTATGAATGGTGACATGCTCGATCCATCCGAGGCAAATCCTAAGAAGCTCCCAACCCCACCTCCGAACAGGCAACTGGGGATCAACATGCTTGATGGGAGGAACAAGCTGGCAGAGTACAGGTTGCCACCTAAGATTGAAAAGAAGGTGGTGAATGAGCAGAGGTACGTCCCAGAT ACAAGGTACGTGCTCCACGACATTGACCAGGAGGCGAAGGAGCAGGCATTGCTGTACCATAGTGAGAGGCTGGCGGTTGCATATGGTCTGACTAGCACCCCGGCAAGGACTCCGCTTCGCAGCATTAAGAACCTCGGGATGTGCGGGGACTGTCACACTGCCATCAAGATCATGTCGAGGATCGTTGGGAGAGAGCTCATTGTGAGGGACAACAAGAGGTTTCACCATTTCAAGGATGGAAAGTGCTCTTGTGGAGATTGA
- the LOC112893380 gene encoding uncharacterized protein LOC112893380 produces MSCAAAWSPPSSAIGRNPGRRGGRRRTCCSSSSAVRPRAAAAAAGQQGEGGSAREAPRLVLHDSLDAAGVATAHARAAREGFAAQVGRLTRVNAGTSIAISRGADLARAALCVAAEDDSLVSHSSVPLPVDAFIARLDDLSTGFCAGGNFPPSRAPPEVFFDYLDRYLYVHKGFRRTNGVSDVRAMYLHSVLTCRSGSALMLALIYSEILKTVRIYGLLDFDAEIFFPTDLNSLPRGYDKQKSKLGDEPHIMTSKSLLVEILKTLKATFWPFQFNQSSSLFLNAVAANHHGPGTLGDNQTRSHGNISAIEMAAAKAAQHRLMRGVWTNVRFGDMRRALAACERLILLQHDPHELRDYAALLYHCGYYEECLHYLSSYQTAMAGQSLSNRLEILEDEAVDTLRARVTLILAEDGWSSRRPAASYWTKNSEPW; encoded by the exons ATGAGCTGCGCCGCGGCGTGGTCTCCCCCCTCATCCGCTATCGGCCGCAACCCCGGCCGTCGTGGCGGCAGGCGGCGCAcctgctgctcctcctcctccgccgtccgGCCCcgcgcggctgcggctgcggccggGCAGCAGGGGGAGGGCGGCAGCGCACGGGAGGCCCCGCGTCTGGTGCTGCACGACTCCCTCGACGCCGCGGGGGTCGCCACCGCGCACGCCCGGGCCGCGCGGGAGGGGTTCGCGGCGCAGGTCGGGCGGCTCACCCGGGTGAACGCCGGGACCAGTATCGCCATCAGCCGCGGCGCCGacctcgcccgcgccgcgctcTGCGTCGCCGCCGAGGACGACTCGCTCGTCTCCCACTCCTCGGTCCCGCTCCCCGTCGACGCCTTCATCGCGCGCCTCGACGACCTCTCCACGGGCTTCTGCGCCGGCGGCAACTTCCCGccctcccgcgcgccgcccgaggTCTTCTTCGATTACCTCGACCGCTACCTCTACGTACACAAG GGCTTTCGAAGAACAAATGGAGTGTCTGATGTGCGGGCTATGTATCTTCATTCG GTCTTGACATGCCGATCAGGATCAGCATTAATGCTTGCATTGATATATTCAGAGATACTGAAGACTGTACGAATATATGGCTTGCTGGATTTCGATGCAGAGATATTCTTTCCAACTGATCTCAACAGCCTCCCTAGAGGCTATGACAAACAAAAAAGCAAGTTGGGGGATGAGCCACATATTATGACTTCAAAGTCACTTTTGGTTGAG ATTTTGAAAACTCTGAAGGCTACATTTTGGCCATTCCAGTTTAATCAGTCTAGTAGCTTGTTTCTGAATGCTGTTGCTGCAAACCACCATGGCCCTGGTACTTTAGGTGACAACCAAACAAGGTCACATGGCAATATAAG TGCCATAGAGATGGCTGCTGCTAAAGCTGCTCAGCATAGGTTGATGCGGGGAGTATGGACTAATGTTCGATTTGGTGATATGCGTCGTGCTTTAGCAG CCTGTGAGCGGCTGATACTACTGCAACACGATCCACATGAACTGAGGGATTACGCCGCGCTTCTGTACCACTGTGGGTACTATGAAGAGTGCCTACACTACTTATCATCGTACCAAACAGCCATG GCTGGACAGTCGTTGAGCAACCGATTGGAGATCTTAGAGGACGAAGCCGTGGATACTCTCAGAGCACGGGTAACACTAATTTTAGCAGAGGATGGCTGGAGCAGCCGCAGGCCAGCGGCAAGTTACTGGACCAAGAACTCCGAGCCGTGGTAG
- the LOC112894703 gene encoding uncharacterized protein LOC112894703 yields the protein MERKFYEKYTSLKKRKLLDEGLERKREEELKELYDAMKDWVRGLEKDKEELSEKLADKEDDLEKARQDFLADIQTRDSEILRLKQLLDEKTEKNNSTARSVDQTPEVVHENPTRMSPRRKTPQSNIRAKRVQLSENTAIPHSSLEEESQELQCSRRYTCISGNETNECPSAHMFHLLLQSLVRMKVTVDDGTEGFSVSVSHEATGYSFTLTWLEKPGEWSYKLSSLGTLERIAVNWMKQDIRFSMNMCRLFFERISNIITKG from the exons ATGGAGCGGAAGTTCTACGAGAAGTACACCTCCCTCAAG AAGCGGAAGCTGCTGGACGAGGGGTTGGAGCGGAAGCGGGAGGAGGAGCTCAAGGAGCTTTACGATG CCATGAAGGATTGGGTCCGCGGCCTCGAGAAAGATAAAGAGGAACTCAGTGAGAAGCT GGCGGACAAGGAGGATGATCTTGAGAAGGCCCGTCAGGATTTCCTTGCAGATATTCAGA CAAGGGACAGTGAAATTCTGAGGCTTAAGCAGCTCTTGGATGAGAAGACTGAAAAAAACAATTCTACTGCTAGGTCTGTGGACCAAACACCTGAAGTTGTCCATGAAAATCCAACTCGAATGTCGCCTAGAAGGAAGACACCACAATCAAACATCAGGGCAAAGAGGGTACAGTTGAGTGAAAATACTGCCATTCCTCACAGTAGCCTTGAGGAGGAATCTCAGGAG CTACAATGCTCTAGAAGATATACATGCATCTCAG GGAATGAGACAAACGAATGTCCCAGCGCTCATATGTTTCACTTGCTGCTTCAATCTTTAGTTCGCATGAAGGTCACAGTAGATGATGGAACAGAAGGATTTTCGGTTTCAGTCTCTCATGAGGCTACTG GTTATAGTTTCACCCTCACATGGTTAGAGAAACCTGGTGAATGGTCATATAAGCTGTCTTCATTGGGCACCCTGGAAAGGATAGCCGTCAATTGGATGAAGCAAGACATAAGATTCAGCATGAACATGTGCCGTCTGTTCTTCGAGCGGATATCAAACATCATCACTAAAGGGTGA
- the LOC112893382 gene encoding ubiquitin-conjugating enzyme E2 20-like, protein MARGENQESQTGNVPAASAAASAAGPKPPAAGAGKGAEGQSVVRRLQSELMALMMGGDPGVSAFPEGDNIFNWVGTIAGSAGTAYEGTSYRLALAFTAEYPYKPPKVRFDTPCFHPNVDAHGNICLDILQDKWSSAYDVRTILLSIQSLLGEPNNDSPLNTQAATLWANQEEFRKMVEKLYKPAA, encoded by the exons ATGGCCCGCGGAGAGAACCAGGAGTCGCAGACCGGCAACGTCCCCGCGGCTTCCGCGGCGGCGTCGGCCGCGGGGCCGaagccgccggcggcgggggccgggaagggcgcggagggccagTCGGTGGTGCGGCGGCTGCAGTCGGAGCTGATGGCGCTGATGATGGGCGGCGACCCGGGCGTGTCGGCGTTCCCGGAGGGGGACAACATCTTCAACTGGGTGGGCACCATCGCCGGGTCCGCGGGCACCGCCTACGAGGGCACCTCCTACCGCCTCGCGCTCGCCTTCACCGCCGAGTACCCCTACAAACCGCCCAAGGTGCGGTTCGACACGCCGTGCTTCCACCCCAACGTCGACGCGCACGGCAACATCTGCCTCGACATCCTCCAGGACAAGTGGTCCTCGGCCTACGACGTCCGCACCATCCTGCTCTCCATCCAGAGCCTCCTCGGAG AGCCGAACAACGACTCGCCGCTCAACACGCAGGCGGCGACGCTCTGGGCGAACCAGGAAG AGTTCAGGAAGATGGTGGAGAAGCTCTATAAGCCCGCCGCatag
- the LOC112893381 gene encoding early nodulin-like protein 1, whose amino-acid sequence MAPATAGSSSRAVLPLLPALALAVFVLLLAPAVAGEEAAAPLEFHVGGPRGWRVPDGNTSYGWWATNNRFRVGDHLLFRYANDSVLLVERPAFDACNTTAPLATFNDGATTFPLDRPGFFCFISGEPGHCEQGQKLVVRVMVHLAAPGPASAPGAPGQPGHVGGRPRPPGLPGATSDATTAAAAAAGVAVAAALAAFVSLVLMIE is encoded by the exons ATGGCCCCGGCGACCGCTGGCAGCAGCTCCCGCGCGGTCCTCCCGCTTctccccgcgctggccctcgcCGTCTTCGTCCTGCTTCTCGcccccgccgtcgccggcgaggaggccgcGGCGCCGCTGGAGTTCCACGTCGGCGGGCCGCGCGGGTGGCGCGTCCCGGACGGCAACACCAGCTACGGCTGGTGGGCCACGAACAACCGCTTCCGCGTCGGCGACCACCTCC TGTTCAGGTACGCCAACGACTCGGTGCTGCTGGTGGAGCGGCCGGCCTTCGACGCCTGCAACACCACGGCGCCACTCGCCACGTTCAACGACGGCGCCACCACGTTCCCCCTCGACCGCCCGGGCTTCTTCTGCTTCATCAGCGGCGAGCCGGGCCACTGCGAGCAGGGCCAGAAGCTCGTCGTGCGCGTCATGGTGCACCTGGCCGCGCCCGGCCCGGCCTCCGCTCCAGGGGCACCGGGACAGCCGGGCCACGTCGGCGGCCGCCCCAGGCCGCCGGGATTGCCCGGCGCCACCTCCGACGCAACCACagccgctgccgcggccgctGGCGTCGCCGTCGCGGCGGCGCTGGCTGCCTTTGTCAGCCTCGTCCTGATGATCGAGTGA